One window from the genome of Diabrotica virgifera virgifera chromosome 6, PGI_DIABVI_V3a encodes:
- the LOC126887533 gene encoding E3 SUMO-protein ligase ZBED1-like, which translates to MPPPKSKVWKFFTKMDATKATCKKCLKTIKYSGNTSNLYKHLSSVHSITLDKRPGPIKNSVGAKMFMDISNMLRNSLPGPSDVDDPPVPSGADDLPGPSGVLPEPNSGIQELPGPSGASESSVGSLPGSASDDPTISPIRKAFRRISSEKEGGLRYIRITMALLYFICKDLRPFHIIEGEGFKNLMKEVAPFYKVPSATFIKKKLAEKYEVTSLLFKQRLLNAEWVCVTCDIWTETMAEKGFLGLTVHFLEGTSMCSRDIGVTELKTNHTGEYIFDRMRFILSNWNVPISKVRCVVADNGANMVAGIRLLVGESNYLPCFAHTINLISEATLKDDVIKVIINKVRNIVKFIKNSVNNSDKLRKIQIDSGASEGSVKKLILDVSTRWNSVFYMIERFLLMVRPVTIILIDNSNAPDMPSPQEIEILKQLLPILRPLEYVTKEASGERYVTISSVIPMLNCLVKQINLVQTANDIVKQVKTTLLKEIDKRFAKIEFNSNVAIATLLDPRFKALHFQNATACGIAIQKLKQLVKSTTPSSSDGGAGTGGDSDDDSTNKEYDFWEIHKQLAMGQRNRKRATNDDEVTLYLSNSVSYLKSSPLKEWEEMKLMFPMLYKQARQFLVVVATSVPCERLFSKAGAIMTKNRNRLTSKHLDKLLFLGGCSHEEFFA; encoded by the exons ATGCCTCCTCCGAAATCTAAAGTGTggaaattttttaccaaaatGGATGCCACAAAAGCAACgtgcaaaaaatgtttaaaaacaatCAAATATAGTGGAAACACTTCCAATCTATATAAACATTTATCCAGCGTCCATAGCATTACACTAGACAAAAGACCAGGACCAATTAAAAATAGCGTTGGAGCTAAAATGTTTAT gGACATCAGCAATATGCTGAGAAATTCACTTCCGGGACCAAGTGATGTAGATGACCCTCCCGTGCCAAGTGGTGCAGATGATCTTCCGGGGCCCAGCGGTGTTCTTCCAGAACCAAATAGTGGAATACAAGAACTTCCAGGGCCAAGTGGTGCAAGTGAGTCAAGCGTTGGCTCACTTCCGGGGTCAGCCAGTGATGACCCAACAATTTCACCAATTAGGAAGGCTTTCAGAAGAATTTCTTCTGAAAAGG aaggAGGTTTGCGGTACATCAGGATAACGATGGCACTGCTTTATTTTATATGTAAGGATTTGAGACCATTTCACATTATAGAAGGTGAAGGTTTCAAAAACTTGATGAAGGAGGTGGCACCTTTCTACAAAGTACCATCAGCAACCttcataaaaaaaaaactagCTGAAAAATATGAGGTAACGTCCCTACTTTTTAAGCAAAGGTTATTGAATGCGGAATGGGTTTGTGTTACTTGTGACATTTGGACAGAAACGATGGCTGAAAAAGGTTTTTTGGGCTTAACTGTACATTTTTTGGAGGGTACTAGTATGTGTAGCCGTGACATTGGGGTAACAGAATTGAAAACAAACCATACAGGAGAATACATATTTGATAGGATGAGGTTTATTCTTTCAAATTGGAATGTTCCAATTTCTAAAGTGAGATGTGTAGTGGCAGACAATGGAGCGAATATGGTGGCTGGGATAAGATTACTAGTTGGGGAAAGTAACTACCTACCGTGTTTTGCTCACACTATTAACTTAATATCTGAAGCAACTTTAAAAGATGATGTTATAAAAGTAATTATAAATAAAGTTAGGAATAttgtaaagtttataaaaaatagtGTAAATAATTCTGACAAATTACGTAAAATCCAAATTGATAGTGGGGCTTCGGAAGGCTCAgtaaaaaaactaattttagaTGTAAGCACAAGGTGGAATTCAGTATTCTATATGATAGAAAGATTTTTGCTAATGGTCCGACCAGTTACCATAATTTTAATTGATAACAGTAATGCCCCAGACATGCCAAGTCCTCAAGAAATTGAGATATTAAAACAGTTATTACCCATACTTAGACCTCTAGAATATGTAACTAAGGAAGCATCTGGAGAGAGATACGTTACAATTTCGTCAGTTATTCCCATGCTAAATTGTTTGGTAAAACAAATTAATTTAGTGCAGACTGCgaatgatatagtaaaacaagtcaaaacaactttacttaaagAAATTGATAAGAGGTTTGCAAAAATTGAATTTAACTCCAATGTTGCTATAGCAACATTGTTAGATCCTAGGTTCAAGGCACTTCACTTCCAAAATGCTACTGCTTGTGGGATTGCCATTCAGAAATTAAAGCAGTTGGTAAAGTCAACAACTCCCTCTAGCTCTGATGGTGGTGCAGGCACTGGAGGTGACTCGGACGACGATTCAACAAATAAAGAATATGATTTTTGGGAAATTCATAAACAGTTGGCTATGGGTCAAAGAAATCGAAAGAGAGCAACAAATGATGATGAGGTGACTCTATATTTATCAAATAGTGTTTCTTATTTAAAAAGTAGCCCGTTGAAAGAATGGGAGGAAATGAAACTAATGTTTCCCATGTTGTACAAACAAGCCAGACAGTTTCTAGTTGTGGTTGCAACTTCAGTTCCATGTGAACGTTTGTTTTCAAAAGCAGGTGCAATCATGACTAAAAACCGTAATAGGCTTACCAGTAAACATTTAGACAAACTACTTTTTTTGGGAGGTTGCTCTCACGAAGAGTTTTTTGCCTAA